The following nucleotide sequence is from Cryptococcus neoformans var. grubii H99 chromosome 5, complete sequence.
gcttATAAGAAGGGATTAGGCGAATGAGAAATGATAAGTCTCTTAAGCTGAGTTGTAAACAAGAAGTTACGAAGTCAAGCAGGAGAACAAGAGAAATAAGTAACACAAAGATACCAACAGATAATAAAGGCGAAAACGAATGGAATAGTTAGACAAAAAACACTATATTACAATCGGTACATCAGTCAATTAACCACACTATACCCGCTTGAGACCCGAGTATATTGATACCACTACACATGTATATATTACCAGAGAGGCATATTATAATTATATTAATTATATTATTATAAAAGATACCACCAACAGCCAAACCTTGGGAGGCTTATAATATCCCGTACGTAAAAATCAGGGCCGACATTCCGCCGTCGACTGAGGGTGGCAGTGACACGGAACCTTTTGGATCGGTAAACCAAGCAGGTGGCTCGGTGTTTCCACTACAACGTCCGTCGGTGGATGTCGTCTTGCATGCGTTGCTTTTCACCCAGGCTCGCCGTCTCAATCCTCTTTCATATACTTCTATAGCTTGCCCGCGCTACATTAACCCGCAACACATTCCTCACATCCATGGCACCCCTGACCATTGCCTACAACTAAATACACGCACTTCTAATACTCTAATACTAATACTCTAATACTCTAATACTCTACATCAGATGATACCACCTTCATCCAGCGACACGGAAGTCGGCACAAATACATTGATTGTATTTTTTATCGGATCGGACCAATCGCTGCGTTGCCGCAGAATAATGTCCTGCACGACTGAATTGTCCGGGTCTAAATCCGATACCTACATCCGTGTCAGCAATAGCTTTATGCCCGACCGATCGGAGTAAAGTTTGTATACGACTATCGCACCCGCTGGACTATAAAGTCTCGAGAGCGAACCTCGCCCTATCTTTCATTCCTCGCACTTTTTGCAAATCTTCTCCCACCAGTATCGCCTCTTTAAGCAATATGGCTCCCACTGCTATCAAAGCCGAAGTCGATGGGCAACAGGTCGATGTGGCCAACCTCAAAGCCAAAATCGTCAACCAACATAAGGAGATCGAAGTTGAGTCGCCCGATGAAAAGGATCCCGTCGCCCCCAACTTTATGTATGACTTCAAGTACAACACTCCCCTTCCCACCTTTGACCGTGAAGGTCGAGACTTTCCCGCAGACACGGATGCCCCGGCTATCGTGAATGAATTTGTTGAGAACCAGCTCGCACCCGCACTCCAATCCGGTGATGGCAAGGCTTTTGCTggcctcttcttcgaaaAGGGTAAGTGGCCCTTTAAAATTAATGCTGGTAGGATCATTGAGCTGACGGTTATCTGCAGGTATCTGGCGTGACAAAGTCGCATTTACCTGGACCTACCGAACCTTCAACTTCCACGACGCCATCGAGCGTGCCGCTACCGACCTCCTGCCTTCTGCCCACGTCGAAAAcgtcaccatcatctccccTTCGCCTTCCGTCGAGCGCCCCTACCCCGATCTCTCCTACATCCAGGCCCACCTTACCCTTGATACAGAGCAGACCAACGCATCTGTGGTCATGAACCTCCTCAACACCGATGAGGGCATCAAGATTTGGACCTTTCACACCGTCATTGAGGGTCTGCGAGCCTTCCCCGAACTTCCCAACCGTGACGGCCACATGACGGGTCCTATCAGCTGGCCGGCGCAGAGGGAAAAAGACACCGACTTCCAGGGGCAGGAGCCGGACGTGGTGATTGTCGGCGGTGGGCACAAGTCAGTTATCCGCAGATTCCTCCGCTTTCATAGTGCTGACAGCCATATAGCGGACTTATGATGGCGGCGCGATTGAAGGCGTTGGGTGTTCCCACCATCATTATCGAGAAAAACAAGCGTATCGGTGACAACTGGCGTCAACGATACGAATATCTTTCCCTCCACTTCCCTCACTGGGCCGGTCAGtctcctctttcttgaCGGTGCGCATTTGCTGATCATCGCGCAGACCATTTCCCTTATATGCCTTACCCAGAGCACTGGCCAGTGTACACGCCTGCCGCGAAACTCGGTGACTGGCTGGAATGGTACGCAAGTGCCATGGAACTTCACGCGTGGACCGGCTCTTCGATTGTCAAATGCGAGCAAGATGCGAAGGGTGCATGGACCGTCGAGGTGGATCGCGGCGACAAAGGACACCGTGTCATCAAGCCCAAACACGTCGTAGTAGCCACCTCTCTCTGCGGTGTGCCGACGCAGCCGGTCACTCCCGGAGAAGAGAAGTTCCGTGGCGTCATTCGTCATTCTACCGCGCACGACAGTTCCCGTGAGTGGGTCGGAAAGAAAGTCCTCGTTGTTGGAACCTCGTCTTCTGGTTTCGACACCGCTTACGACTTTGCTCGACGCGACATTGACGTGACTCTCCTCCAACGGTCCCCCACCTATGTCATGAGTCTTACTCATTCCGTTCCTCGCGCCCTCGGTCACTACGAGCCAAAGGGTCAGAAGCGACCCGACCTCGATGCATGCGACCGTATTTCGTACGCTACTCCTGTTGGGCCtggtgaggagatgggtCGTCGGGGAGCGATCGAATTGGAGGAGCTTGACAAGGAAATGCTTGATGGCTTGAAGGCCAAAGGTTTCAAGACATGGCGAGGTCAGAGGGCTACTGGTGTGCAAACTCTTGGTTATACCAAGAACGGTGGTTTCTACTTTGAAGCCGGTGCCTGCCAGCAGATCATCAACGGGAAAATCAAGGTTGAGCAGGGTTACATTGAAAAGTGAGGCTTTTCTCGGTACTGGGCTTTGAGCTATCGCTAACAGTTCCTCCAGATTCACCGAGGACAAGGTCATTCTCAGTGGTGGACGAGAAAAGGAGTACGACCTGGTTATCATGGCTACCGGTTTCTCTAACACCATCGACTCGATCCGTATGACCCTAGGAGACGATGTTGCAAAGCGATGCAACCCAATCTGGGGtatggatgaggagggagagatcAAATCAGCGTACCGAGAGTGTGGTGTCCCGAACTTGTGGATCATGGTCGGTGAGTGAAAACTGCTTGTTGAGTTTGCGCAACCTGGTTGATAATACGGTAGGAACATTGCAACACGGTAGATATCACTCCAAGAGGCTCGCTTTACGGATCAAGGGTGCCCTTGAGGGTGTTGCGGCTGAACCGTACCTTGAATAGTCGCTTTCTTCAGAACACGGACGCTTTTCTTCTAGATTGTAAATATGATGCATGTTTCTTACGTTGGCCCATGCCGTCCTTAATAGTGTTAGTCGTGTTTGCTTTGAACCAGCAGCGTCGTGGGACAGGCATCCAACACCTGCATCGTCGTTATTCTTTGAACATGATCAGAAACGATCATGTAGTGACCATTGGGCTGAACTTTGCTCAATGTCTCAGGGTCTATTTCAAGCCGAATAAATGGGCCTTGCACGGTCTGTGTCTGTCAATAACCCTTATGATCATCTGCCCTATAACGGGGTCAAAGGCTAGGGGTCAGCATTATTAAGTCTTTTGGCGTTGGTGGTTGGTTCGATGGCATCATACGTTGAATCCCAATCTGACTGCTCAGTCTGCAATCGTGCGCTTCATCATAATGGGGACTCCAATTTGACCAGAAGGGACACAAACCGCGCGGGCGCGTCAAAGGCTTCGGATATGGTGCTTATGTTAGTGGCCGtggggaaaaaaagaagccGAGAAAGTGAACGCAATATGTATGGGTGACGGCATGCACCGAGCGAGTCTTCCGAACCGTGAAACGCATCTGGCCACGAAATGGTTAAAGCTGTGTGTGAGCCGTCGACGGTGCGAAAATGATGCCACGTACATACTGCATACCGCCTGGGCGCCCAAAGATGTACAGTACTGATATTGGCAGCGAAGTCCACTCAGGTACCCCTGGCCGTGTGAGAGATCATGCTAACATTCAATCTATGTATACATAACAAATCTTGAAATCTCGATAGAGCTATAGGGTTCGCCGTATAAAGGGTGGGATATGGAATCAGCATGTAAAAGTGAAAAGTCCGATAACGGCAAGGGGTGGAATCTCGATCGCAAGACGATGTACGTTCGGTGCTCTTGAGCCCGCATCATGCAGTCAAGCTGAGCGCTTGCCGGTACTTTTTGGATAGCTGGATAGCGGAGATCGCCATTTTCGACTAGGGTCTGGTTCGTCGATTGATTTGGCCTTACTCGTGCAAGGTGATTCGCACAGGAATCGAGGAAAATGTCCAATTGCAGCGGTGCCACTGTCCTCGTAGAGGCCGGAAAACACCTGATGCTACTTTAGTTTCGTGTCCTTGGTCGTTTGTAATCAGTAGTACTAGAAACGCTATGGGTATGTGATGATGATTGCTAGACTGGAGAGTTCGAGAAGGTGAAGCTGCTCGGGCAATGCATTTTTCTATTCGAAAGGCTATGATCGCAAGGCTACGCCTTTTATATGTTTTCGAGCTCTATGAGCTGACCAATTTTTCCCATGCTTTCCCTACACCATCCGCTCTTCCTTAATGCCTCTCCTTATTGTCCTCcgactcttcctctctctttcttctgtctctctctcctttcgGCGCCCCAAAActacttcctctttcttcctctcgccctcctcgtTGTTTTCCTCCTACCTTCCTCTGTACCCTTTTACATCATCCCTCGCCGGATTCTGTACCCTTACACCAATCGGAAGCTATTTTCAGACTTGGCTATCGATAAAGGGGATACCCGGATGGCACATGCACCGATAAAACGAAGGCGGCATATGGTCTGCGCACTGGGCTGCTGGCAAAGTTGTCCGACTGAATACAGAGGGCGGGGCGCATGTGGTAATCGATTTCCTGGGTACTTGGCATATGATTAATTGCATTTTCCGAGGAATAAGTTCTCCTCCAACGATCTGTGACCGAGGTGACGAGTGAAGCAGGGTCAAACTTGGGGGATATTTATCTGACGTCGTGTAAGGAAcagagaggagaaagagttTAGcagagggaaagaagatgacaagagaaggagagaacaGGATACTTGGGGTGATAGAGATTAGCcgaagagaaggggagtAAGGAATCGGATCAGGAGGGGCCCTCGGGAGATCAAAGacggaggagagaggaagggtgtccaagggatgaggaaggttgGTCAGCTTGTAGACTTAGAAAAAGATATATAAAGAGCTCTTCGCTTAGACGAAATGAAAGACAACCTTCAAATCCTTTCCACTTCTCTTGTTATCTTTCCAAGAAGGTCCGACTCGAATCCGCTACAAACTTCGCTAGCTTCTAGACCGTGGTCAAACAATCGTAGTAGCATCAGGTGTTTTCCGGCCTTTCGGGTGACAGTGTTGGGAGGATGGTAGCGAAGTGGAGATTGAGTAATATAGAAAAGAGGCCATGATGTCAGATCAAGTCATCGATGGTGTGCTTACAGATTAGCGAGGTGGATGGATTATATCATTTAGCTTGTAGTAGCGAGCGTAGATAGATATATAAGTCCATAGTAGCTTGGTACTGGATGGCTTTCCTCATCTGACTTTGGTTAGATAGGAAGCTGAGCATCCGTACCAGGTAAGCCCCATCATGCATCTGACTTTGGTTAGATAGGAAGCTGAGCATCCGTACCAGTCCTTTATCATTCATTTAACAGACAGTGACACCGCTACATGTCGGTTCAGTCAGACTATGTACCGGTCGACTGTTGAAACTGGGACGCAGCTTTACCTTTGGACGGGACGAGTGGGAACGGAGCATCTTCGTAGTTTGACGATGTAACAGCCTGAGCTGAGCCGATCGGATTGTTCTTAACTGACAAGGAAGATCTAACCATTATTTGTAACTGACAAGGAGGATCTAGCCATTATTTGGTCCCAAGCGTGAAAGTTTTGATTCGATAGGGCACTGGTCATATTTGCATCCCGTTAATACAAGCAAAGTCACTATCCTTGCTTTATAGCATCGATGAGTCGTTGCTTGGCCTTGGCGCAAGCTTGGGCATAAAGGGTCGGAACGTCGTCGCCCTGTTCCATGCTGAGCGCTTCAAACGGTTCAAACATGAGGGGCCCTAGTGATCTTTCAGCAAttccccttttccttccgcGAAAGCACTTACCCTTGTATCCGGTTTCAAGAATGACCTGGAGAGCCTCGACAACTCTCGCCCCACCTTTGTCGCTTTCGGCCTTGATACTCCTACCAGCGTCACGACCGATCAGAGGTACAGGCCGAGCGACCATGGCCCAGAGGAAGCGATCCCCTCGATTGGTTTTGGCATTGTTGCACCATTCATCGAAAGGACTGCCTTGACCGAGAGGTACAACGGGAGCGAGTACGTCCGAGAGCTCGACGTAGAAAATCTTTTCGACTGGAAGAGCGCGAATGAACCTGAGAATATTTTGGAAGTCGGCCTCGGTCCAACCTTCGCCCGTTCGGGGGTTCCAGCCGTAGCCGAGAGTGAGAGGGAAGTGGGCGGTATCGAGGCAAAGGCCAAAGTTTGGGTGATCCTAATATAGATCAGGGACGGATGCTCGGGGGGATACCTTGATATTTCACGAGACTTACAACCATCTGAACTATCTTCCACGCGTGCTCGATGCTGGAGATACGGTCGCCGAATGACCAATTCTCATATGCGATCTTGACAGGTGGTTTCAGCTCGGATGAGAGCTGAGCGAGCCATCGCATGTCTTCGGCGACCTTCGCATCTTCAAAGTCGGTGGGCAATAAGTCGTTCGAACCGACCTAGTCCAGTGTTGGCATCCTTCTTTTGGACTAAGGAAACAAACTTGCCTGGATCTGTTCTACTCCCAGAGCGGAGCAAAGAGGCATCCATTTTTCCGCTTTCCGTCTGCACCAATCCGCTCGCTTGCTACCAGCAGCCCATCCCTCGAACTGGTTCAGCGGTTGAAGCATGAGGATTTTTATGTCGTAAGACTTCGCAAGAGACAGCATGGCGGGAACATGGTCGAACAAAGCCTTCCAGATCTCTTCATCCGAGGGGTCCGGCTCACCTGCCTCTGCCCATTCCTGCGGAGCGGTCGAGGCGGGACTACTGTAATCAGCTTGATAGACTTGAGACAGGGAAACAGTCTCACAGATCAGGACGCTGTTGTCGAACCCATTCCATATACCCACCGAACCCCAATTCGCAATTCTTGAATCCGGCAGCCTGCAGTGCTGCAAACTTGCGCTCGATGGTGTCCTCGGGTCTCATACTGAGAGACGCCGTGGCGACTCCCCACGTGTAAGAGCTGATATCCATCCTGGGTAGAACTTTTAATTGATTCGTTGGCCTCTGTGGGAGGGGAGGTCAAGCGTAATAAGGCGGAGCCCTACGCAGAGACAACCGGTACTGATTTTTGAGCGTCGATCAATGCATCGGACATAAGTGTTGCCGCGTCTCGGTTAAATTCCGCTGCGGACAAGGGCAATACGTGCAGTTCGGAGATGGACCGGCAATCACAGGCGAGTGGTATGACCCGACCTTGGACACGTCCTGTCTAGGTCCGAGACGGAGATCCTAACGGCTGCTACGACCATTGGCGCAATCTTCGGCGGACAGTTAGGTCTTCTGCGGCTCATCTTAAGGTTACACAAATTCGGTTGATGTATTTCGGTAGTTTTTATTGTTATTTTTTAGTTCCGTCAGCATAAACGACGACCCAATAAGATAAACAACACAAATATGCAACCTCTACAACCCCtaataaaaataaaaatcAAAATAGAAAATCTTAGGTGCTGTAGGATGTGTTATGCAGTCATAGTGTGATCAAATGATTCTAATGCATGCGAGTGATGAACGATGCAGCAtcgccgaagaagaaaaaagtgtaTTATGCATGGAGAGGGGAATAAGGAATAGCTTTTAACGACGATGGACCTTCTTCCTACCCCCGCTATAAAAAGCAAAGATACCTTTTAATCGCGATGGAATTTCCATTACTGTGATCGGATCAAATTGACATCAACCTTCATGCACTTATACGCCGTGATCGGATTAAATGGACACCATCGTCAATTATAATTATGCATTAAAGGGTGATTCTTTCCTCTGTCCTGTTACAACTGATAGTCGGCGAACGGATCTTCCAACGCGGCCCGAATCCTAATCAGGGATCATGCCCATGGTTCTCTTCCTCGGCGGTTAGATTAGGCCTTTACGCGCAAACGACGCGAAGCGTGCGGGGAAAGAGGCGAAGAAAGCGGGGAAGTGTCCTCCGACATGACTGGAGTCCCCTTGAGAGTTGAGCCGGACGGGCGTGAACTTGTCGCGGAGAATGATGCGGGGAGATGAACCGGTTACAAAGATAGGAGGGAATTTGTCCGATAGATCGGATAATGCGCTACTCGCGGAGAACAAAACATCGGGTATCCTGGATCAGATTGTTAGGTGACTTAGGTCTGATAGATATATGTAGTCTTGTGCTTTCCGTCCACAATCGACATTCCATTGTTCTCCACACCACTTCACCTCTACTATATACATTTGATATCCTTGCTCAAAGCACAACACACTAGAATGTCTCTCTCAGGCCGAGGTACGCTTCTTTGCTCCCCTGTGTCGATTGAGGTCCGCTGAACTCGTACAGCTTACATTGTTACCGGTGGTGCCGGTACCATTGGTGGTGCGATCTCCCGCGACATCATTGCCAAGGGCGGAGTGGTTATGGTGAATGAACCTTCCCGACTGTTCCCTCTTGCAAGCTGATCTGTGGTTTAGATCTTCGACATGTTGGACGAGGAGGCCGGTGCcgccaaggccaagagCTACGACGCTGAGAAGGCTTTCTACTTTAAAACCGACATTGTCGACACCGAGAAGGTCAATGCCGCGTGTCAGGCTGCTCTCAAGGCGCTTCCCCAGGGTGTCAAGCTCTTTGGTGGTGTTCACTGTGCGGCCATTGCACCAGGACGTCAATGGAACCACAAGTTGATAGACAGTATTCCGGTGAGTAGTCTCGTTCCGCTTCTGACGTTGACGCGTCGCTGACAATATGCAGATCATGCAAAAACTTCTCCACGTTAACACCTTCGGTACCTTCGTTGTTGACGCCTGCATTGCCGATGCCATCAACTCTCAGTACCCCGACAACGGTCCTTTCGCTCCCCGAGTCAAGGAGGAGCGAGGATGCATCGTCAACATCTCTTCCGTTGTTGCTAAGCCCGTTCCTGCCCGATGTCTCACTTATGGTACCTCTAAGAGTAAGCCTTCTCCCTGCTGGTCAATGTCATCCGCTGAGCGAACGCAGCTGCCGTCCTCGGTATCTCCCAGGGTCTTTCTGATTTCCTCGGCCCATACGGTATCCGAGTTTGCACTGTGTCCCCCGCCGTTGTCGCATCCCAGCTCAATCACGCTGGCCGTCTGGTGAGTAACGTCTAGTTTGATCCTAACTCTGGTCCCTGACCCGGGTGCAGCCCTACTTCATCAAGGAGATTGAAGCTTCCTGCATCTTCCCCCACCGAGTTTCCGAACCCACCGAGGTTTCTGCCGCCGTTTCCTTCATTTTGGAAAACCCCATGCTCAACGACATGGACCTCCGAGTGGATGGTGGATGGCGTAACAGCTCCAACTGGGGTGGAGCGAAAGACCGTGAGTCTCTGGTGCATATGTTGTGTGGAGTTGCACTGACTTTCTGTCCAGCTCGTGAGGACGCTATTGCGCTCGAGTAGACGTTGTCAGTTTCTTGGGTGTTTCCATGCTGaaacgaaaaaaaagttcATATTACTCAATGTATGCATATGCCTGTCACCTTATTCTCAATTTACATTTCGGGGGTAAAAGAGGATACATGAAAATGTTGTAAGGTGTCTATAGATGCAtaaagaaaggaaagagacTATCGTAGAATCTAAAAGAAAGTTGTCACGCAACTCCGATCCCACCACGCCACAAACGATCTCTCCCAGAACTCCGTACCTCAGactcccatcttctcgctcatTCAACACGCCCACtcgaggagatgggagCAACCAAGAACTGTATTGGCAAACCCTTCTGTTCCGTCGTTGCGAGACCTAGTTACATTGCCCCTACTAGGAACGTGGGTTGAATGTCTTTTTATTCACTTATGCTTGGGTACCGGTATCATTAGATAACTCTCTATCTCATGATCATCCTGATACCAAAATATGCATTGGGCGTGACTTGGGGAATGAGATATAGACGTTTCCATCATACCCATATATATCGGTGGAAGGACAGGGCATATACAGTATATGACCAAGTGGGTGTGATGTGAAGGAGTTCAATACATGTCCGTGTTATTTAATAATTTGGCTAATTATTTAATATTGTGGACGGAACCTGGTTAAACACGTGACGTAATGGAGTTCAATACATCTCCATGCTATTCCATGACTCCGTTATTATTTACTTAATAACATGGATAGAACCTGCGTTAAACATGTGCATTAAAGGAGTTCAATATATCTCCGTGCTTTTTTAATGATTCGGCTATTTACTTAATATGACATGGATGGAACCAAATAGATGGAATTAAATTGCGTATTGAAATAATCGGTTTAATTCACGTCTTTTTAAAAATACATGCAGAAAAAACATGAATTATTGAGGTGGGATCATGTCACGAGCCTGCACGAAGTAGAAGAAATAAGAgatcataggagggagttacgTAATGAAGGCAAGCAAGATTGTttcagataagaaggtccagctggacctccgagaaaagaactggacCTCCAACTGAACCTCCGAGATAAGaactggacctccagctggacctccagctggGCCTCAAgggatataaatagatttctgtagaagtatataaaggggagctctgtcctcgatcttgatcttcttcccctcgaagatcaatatttcataagttactttgcgaaaggtcctcgagctcccagtgctcactctcgtcttaccttgcaccaccttcgacataaacttactccattagtatataagcttgcctgatcttcccaagcgacTATACCTCCGTCCTATACCATacgccaacagacaagtgtcaagaggtatatcatacatatatctca
It contains:
- a CDS encoding flavin-containing monooxygenase; protein product: MAPTAIKAEVDGQQVDVANLKAKIVNQHKEIEVESPDEKDPVAPNFMYDFKYNTPLPTFDREGRDFPADTDAPAIVNEFVENQLAPALQSGDGKAFAGLFFEKGIWRDKVAFTWTYRTFNFHDAIERAATDLLPSAHVENVTIISPSPSVERPYPDLSYIQAHLTLDTEQTNASVVMNLLNTDEGIKIWTFHTVIEGLRAFPELPNRDGHMTGPISWPAQREKDTDFQGQEPDVVIVGGGHNGLMMAARLKALGVPTIIIEKNKRIGDNWRQRYEYLSLHFPHWADHFPYMPYPEHWPVYTPAAKLGDWLEWYASAMELHAWTGSSIVKCEQDAKGAWTVEVDRGDKGHRVIKPKHVVVATSLCGVPTQPVTPGEEKFRGVIRHSTAHDSSREWVGKKVLVVGTSSSGFDTAYDFARRDIDVTLLQRSPTYVMSLTHSVPRALGHYEPKGQKRPDLDACDRISYATPVGPGEEMGRRGAIELEELDKEMLDGLKAKGFKTWRGQRATGVQTLGYTKNGGFYFEAGACQQIINGKIKVEQGYIEKFTEDKVILSGGREKEYDLVIMATGFSNTIDSIRMTLGDDVAKRCNPIWGMDEEGEIKSAYRECGVPNLWIMVGTLQHGRYHSKRLALRIKGALEGVAAEPYLE
- a CDS encoding 3-hydroxyacyl-CoA dehydrogenase; amino-acid sequence: MSLSGRAYIVTGGAGTIGGAISRDIIAKGGVVMIFDMLDEEAGAAKAKSYDAEKAFYFKTDIVDTEKVNAACQAALKALPQGVKLFGGVHCAAIAPGRQWNHKLIDSIPIMQKLLHVNTFGTFVVDACIADAINSQYPDNGPFAPRVKEERGCIVNISSVVAKPVPARCLTYGTSKTAVLGISQGLSDFLGPYGIRVCTVSPAVVASQLNHAGRLPYFIKEIEASCIFPHRVSEPTEVSAAVSFILENPMLNDMDLRVDGGWRNSSNWGGAKDPREDAIALE